TACAACACACTTGATGAAATTGAGCCAACTGACGCAATCGACTTCCCATGACGTTGCCGGCTTCCCCACCAATCCCACTGTCAATTTCATCAAAAATGACGACAGGCGTCTGATCATTTTCCGCAAACACGGTTTTTAAGGCCAACATAATTCGGGACAATTCTCCACCCGATGCAATCCGGCCCAATGGCATCAGCGGTTCTCCAGGATTGGGAGCCAGTAACATCTCAACACGATCCATTCCTGCCGTCCCAAATCGGTTGTCTCCGTTGGCCATTTCAATATTAACCTGCACCTCCATTGTCGACATTTTAAGAGCCGCTAATTCCTGCTTGATTTCTTTGACCAAATGCTTCGCAACTGCTTTCCTCCTGGCCGACAAGTCTTCCGCCAAGGCCTTCATCGATTCATATCGACTGGTCACTTCTGCTTGCAGATACCGCACCTGCTCTTCTCCATTTTGGAGTTGCGCTAAATCTTGCTCAAGGGTCTTGGTAAGTTCTACTAAATCTTCGACCGGCTTTCCATATTTCTTTTTCAGCCGCTGAAGACCGGCCAACCGACTATCAATCAGATCCATTCTCTCAGGATCATACTCGATCCGAGTCCGGTAATCCCGAAGGTTATCTGTCACTTCCCGCAACGACATGTTCGCTGCCTCCAACAATGGGACCCACGATTCACCGTGCGCATCAATTTTTGCAAGCTCTTGTACCCACTCAGTCACCTTACCCAGATAATCCAGAATCGATCGTTCGCCTTCATGTAATGCCGTAAAGGCTTGATTCGATAATTCTCCTAATCGACCGCTATGTTTCAACCGATGGTATTCCTGGCTGAGAGTCTCTTCTTCTCCGGACTGCAACTGCATTTTGACTAGCTCGTCATATTGATATTGAAGAATATCTTGCCTATTGGTTTGATCCCGTAACCGGACCACATATTCATCCAAAGCTGCCTTTTTCTCGACCCATTCTCGGTGCATCACCTGATAGGATCCGACGACATCCTCAAGGTTCCCAAACGCATCCAACAATTTGAGCTGGGTCTTAGGGGAGAGCAATGATTGCTGATCATGTTGGCCATGGATATCTACCAACTGAGGGCCGATGTCTTGAATCGTTTGAAGAGGGGCAAGTTGCCCGTTGAGGAAATTCCGATTCCTTCCCGACCGCGATAAGATCCGACGAACGATAATGTCCTGTTGATCGGGAAGGAGGTATCCGTCCCCTTGCAATCTGCTCGCTAGAGGATGAGTCAGTGGGATGAGGAAACAGGCTTCCAGCAGAGCTTCCTCGGCACCAAACCGAATATGCTCGGCGGAGGCTCGTCCCCCGGTGATTAACACCAATGCATCAATAAGAAGAGATTTTCCAGCGCCGGTCTCCCCCGTCAAGACGAGAAACCCAGGAGGAAATTCCAAATGGAGTTGATCGATGAGGGCAAAGTTGGAGATACGCAGCTCGGTCAGCATAACACCGAGTCATCGGTCTCGCTGATCAGGCAGGAGACGTGGATTGAGCCAGGAGCGAGTCAATAACTTGTTTGAATTGTTGCTTCGGTCTTGCACCAACAATTTTTTCGACAACTTGGCCATCCTTGAAGAAGAGAATACTTGGGATACTCATGATTTGATATTTCCCCGCAACTTCGGGAGCATCATCGGTATTGAGCTTCATGACTTTAAGTTTTCCCTGATATTCCTGTGCAAGCTCATCGACGATTGGGGCCACCATTTGACAGGGTCCACACCAAACTGCCCAGAAATCCACCATCACGACCTCTGAAGATTTCAGTACTTCCCCATCCCAATTCGCTGCATCGGCTTTGGCCACTAAATCAGACACTGACTGCCTCCTTGGATAAATACGACAAAAT
Above is a window of Candidatus Nitrospira neomarina DNA encoding:
- the recN gene encoding DNA repair protein RecN translates to MLTELRISNFALIDQLHLEFPPGFLVLTGETGAGKSLLIDALVLITGGRASAEHIRFGAEEALLEACFLIPLTHPLASRLQGDGYLLPDQQDIIVRRILSRSGRNRNFLNGQLAPLQTIQDIGPQLVDIHGQHDQQSLLSPKTQLKLLDAFGNLEDVVGSYQVMHREWVEKKAALDEYVVRLRDQTNRQDILQYQYDELVKMQLQSGEEETLSQEYHRLKHSGRLGELSNQAFTALHEGERSILDYLGKVTEWVQELAKIDAHGESWVPLLEAANMSLREVTDNLRDYRTRIEYDPERMDLIDSRLAGLQRLKKKYGKPVEDLVELTKTLEQDLAQLQNGEEQVRYLQAEVTSRYESMKALAEDLSARRKAVAKHLVKEIKQELAALKMSTMEVQVNIEMANGDNRFGTAGMDRVEMLLAPNPGEPLMPLGRIASGGELSRIMLALKTVFAENDQTPVVIFDEIDSGIGGEAGNVMGSRLRQLAQFHQVCCITHLPQIASQAHAQFVVEKTTLEDRTLTRVHEVTGVHRETEIARMLGGGTLTPTIRKTAGEMLDRGNRPHVAPGHNKPPKKPAKT
- the trxA gene encoding thioredoxin: MSDLVAKADAANWDGEVLKSSEVVMVDFWAVWCGPCQMVAPIVDELAQEYQGKLKVMKLNTDDAPEVAGKYQIMSIPSILFFKDGQVVEKIVGARPKQQFKQVIDSLLAQSTSPA